In Sphingomonas sp. G-3-2-10, a single window of DNA contains:
- a CDS encoding multidrug efflux RND transporter permease subunit → MNISSFFIERPIFAAVISVFITLIGAFAYPLLPLSQYPEIAPPTIAIQAAYPGASAETVAETVAAPLEQEINGVENMLYLTSSASQGAASVTVTFAPGTDLDAAQVLVQNRVRLAEPRLPEQVRQVGVTVNKQESGFLMIVALTSPDKSLDIDYIGNYANTSIRDRLLRVKGVGGVQVFGGGNYSMRVWIDPDKAAARNLTSTEIIAALRAQNVQVAGGALGQSPSGSGNPSFEMPVDVEGRLKTVDDFSNITLKSDPAGASITRLRDVARVELGSQDYSIRGSFGGERGIALAVIQQPGANSLSAADLVLKEMDAISKGFPQGMTYSIPYNPTEYVAASVESVQETLIEAVVLVVIVVMVFLQTWRAAVIPIVAIPIALVGTFAVQLALGFSINSLSLFALVLAVGIVVDDAIVVVEAVEKHIRDGLSPREAAHRTMKEVSGALIAIGLVLVSVFVPTAMVAGIPGIFYRQFAVTIAAASAISLIVSLTLSPAMAALLLKPHEDHGVDHGPRWLRPVRVGAAKFNQGFDWLSDKYGKFTARVIRMGMIMMIIYAGLLALTGWRLNATPTGFIPEQDQGFLIGVIQLPPGSSLDRTEQVLNRAYEIARKTPGVTTGAAFAGLDGASFSAASNSAVMFLKLSDWSERGRENSAEALAGKLTGALGQIDGANIFMIAPPAVQGLGNGSGFVMMLQDQSANAGYRALEGVTFQMMGAAAQEKSVTQVFSLFNTGTPRIKADVDRDRAQLLGVEPQQVFDAIGTYIGSTYVNDFNLLGRTFRVTAQAEPSARDDLSDVGRLQVRSKSGEMVPLSSVATFTRDTGPQRVVRYNLLPAVELQGAAAPGVSSGDALATMEKLAGATLPQGYTYEWTGLAYQQKEAGSSSALIFVLAVVFVFLVLAAQYEALSLPMAVILIVPMCILAALLGVNLRGMDNNILTQVGLVVLIALAAKNAILIVEFAKQGEEEGMNRFEAAIHAARSRLRPILMTSFAFIFGVIPLALATGPGQEMRQSLGTAVSFGMLGVTVFGLIFTPVFYVLMRRIGRWRPPGHETEEAQRGRDPFTAPVGDA, encoded by the coding sequence ATGAACATCTCGAGTTTCTTCATCGAGCGGCCGATCTTCGCGGCCGTGATCTCGGTCTTCATCACGCTGATCGGCGCCTTTGCCTATCCGCTGCTGCCGTTGTCGCAATATCCCGAGATCGCGCCGCCGACGATCGCGATCCAGGCGGCCTATCCGGGCGCCTCGGCCGAGACCGTCGCCGAGACCGTCGCCGCGCCGCTGGAGCAGGAGATCAACGGCGTCGAGAACATGCTGTACCTGACCTCGTCCGCGAGCCAGGGCGCGGCGTCGGTCACCGTCACCTTCGCGCCGGGCACCGATCTCGATGCGGCACAGGTGCTGGTGCAGAACCGCGTTCGCCTCGCCGAGCCGCGCCTGCCCGAGCAGGTGCGCCAGGTCGGCGTGACGGTGAACAAGCAGGAATCGGGCTTCCTGATGATCGTGGCGCTGACGTCGCCCGACAAGAGCCTGGATATCGACTATATCGGCAATTACGCGAACACCTCGATCCGCGACCGCCTGCTGCGCGTCAAGGGCGTGGGCGGCGTGCAGGTGTTCGGCGGCGGCAATTATTCGATGCGCGTCTGGATCGATCCGGACAAGGCCGCTGCGCGCAACCTGACCTCGACCGAGATCATCGCGGCGCTGCGGGCACAGAATGTGCAGGTCGCGGGCGGCGCGCTGGGCCAGTCGCCTTCCGGCAGCGGCAATCCGTCGTTCGAAATGCCGGTGGACGTCGAAGGACGCCTGAAGACCGTCGACGATTTCTCGAACATCACGCTGAAGAGTGATCCGGCGGGTGCCTCGATCACGCGGCTGCGCGACGTGGCGCGGGTGGAACTGGGCAGCCAGGACTATTCGATCCGCGGTTCGTTCGGCGGCGAGCGCGGTATCGCGCTGGCGGTGATCCAGCAGCCGGGCGCCAATTCGCTGAGCGCGGCCGATCTGGTTCTCAAGGAGATGGACGCCATCTCGAAGGGCTTCCCGCAGGGGATGACCTATTCGATCCCCTACAACCCGACCGAATATGTCGCGGCTTCGGTGGAATCGGTGCAGGAGACGCTGATCGAAGCGGTGGTGCTGGTCGTCATCGTCGTGATGGTGTTCCTCCAGACCTGGCGCGCGGCGGTGATTCCGATCGTCGCCATTCCGATCGCGTTGGTCGGCACCTTTGCGGTGCAGTTGGCGCTGGGCTTCTCGATCAATTCGCTGTCGCTGTTCGCACTCGTGCTGGCGGTGGGCATCGTGGTCGACGACGCGATCGTGGTCGTGGAGGCGGTGGAGAAACACATCCGCGACGGCCTAAGCCCACGCGAAGCCGCGCATCGCACGATGAAGGAAGTGTCGGGCGCGCTGATCGCGATCGGTCTGGTGCTGGTGTCGGTGTTCGTGCCGACGGCGATGGTCGCGGGCATTCCGGGCATCTTCTACCGCCAGTTCGCGGTGACGATCGCGGCGGCATCGGCGATCTCGCTGATCGTGTCGCTGACGCTCTCGCCCGCGATGGCCGCGCTGCTGCTGAAGCCGCATGAGGATCATGGCGTCGATCACGGCCCGCGCTGGCTGCGGCCGGTGCGCGTGGGCGCGGCGAAGTTCAACCAGGGCTTTGACTGGCTTTCGGACAAATATGGCAAGTTCACCGCGCGGGTGATCCGCATGGGGATGATCATGATGATCATCTATGCCGGCCTGCTCGCGCTGACGGGATGGCGGCTGAACGCCACGCCGACGGGCTTCATTCCCGAGCAGGATCAGGGCTTCCTGATCGGCGTGATCCAGCTGCCGCCGGGCTCGTCGCTCGACCGCACGGAGCAAGTGCTCAACCGCGCCTATGAGATTGCGCGCAAGACGCCGGGCGTGACCACGGGTGCGGCATTCGCCGGCCTCGATGGTGCGAGCTTCTCGGCCGCGTCGAACTCGGCGGTGATGTTCCTGAAGCTGAGCGACTGGAGCGAGCGCGGCCGCGAGAATTCGGCCGAAGCGCTGGCGGGCAAGCTGACGGGCGCGCTGGGCCAGATCGACGGGGCGAACATCTTCATGATCGCGCCGCCGGCCGTGCAGGGCCTGGGCAACGGTTCGGGTTTCGTGATGATGCTGCAGGACCAGAGCGCCAACGCCGGATACCGGGCGCTGGAAGGCGTGACCTTCCAGATGATGGGTGCGGCGGCGCAGGAAAAGAGCGTCACGCAGGTCTTCTCGCTGTTCAACACCGGCACGCCGCGCATCAAGGCCGATGTCGACCGCGACCGCGCGCAGTTGCTGGGCGTGGAGCCGCAGCAGGTGTTCGACGCGATCGGGACCTATATCGGATCGACCTATGTCAATGACTTCAACCTGCTGGGCCGCACCTTCCGTGTGACCGCACAGGCCGAGCCGTCGGCGCGTGACGATCTGAGCGATGTCGGCCGGTTGCAGGTGCGTTCGAAGAGCGGCGAGATGGTCCCGCTGTCTTCGGTCGCGACCTTCACTCGCGACACCGGGCCGCAGCGTGTGGTCCGCTACAACCTGCTGCCCGCGGTGGAATTGCAGGGTGCGGCGGCGCCGGGCGTGTCCTCGGGCGATGCGCTGGCGACGATGGAGAAGCTGGCCGGGGCGACCCTGCCGCAGGGCTACACCTATGAATGGACCGGACTGGCCTATCAGCAGAAGGAAGCCGGCAGCTCGTCCGCGCTGATCTTCGTGCTGGCGGTGGTGTTCGTGTTCCTCGTGCTGGCGGCGCAATATGAAGCGCTCAGCCTGCCGATGGCGGTGATCCTGATCGTGCCGATGTGTATCCTCGCGGCCTTGCTGGGCGTGAATCTGAGAGGGATGGACAACAACATCCTGACACAGGTCGGTCTGGTGGTGCTGATCGCACTGGCGGCGAAGAACGCGATCCTGATCGTGGAGTTCGCGAAGCAGGGCGAGGAAGAGGGTATGAACCGCTTCGAAGCGGCGATCCACGCCGCCCGTTCGCGCCTGCGCCCGATCCTGATGACCAGCTTCGCGTTCATCTTCGGCGTGATCCCGCTCGCGCTGGCGACGGGGCCGGGGCAGGAGATGCGCCAGTCGCTGGGCACTGCGGTGAGCTTCGGGATGCTGGGCGTCACGGTGTTCGGCCTGATCTTCACGCCGGTCTTCTATGTGCTGATGCGCAGGATCGGCCGCTGGCGCCCGCCGGGCCATGAAACTGAAGAGGCGCAGCGCGGACGCGATCCGTTCACCGCGCCGGTTGGAGACGCATGA
- a CDS encoding TetR/AcrR family transcriptional regulator, producing the protein MLPPVQCAPRTRNAAATRDAILASACRHFARESYENVGVRDIARDAGVDPALVSRYFGSKEQLFKEALGCDSDEGGFEGIAREDMPAYLASLMLDEESECGSLETRMDWVLIMLRSASSPATAELVREALQQNLLDPLAEIIAGDGVPDDDAKIRAGTIFAIMMGGDMLSTIYGSGEPKPPEMKQLVRQRLTAVFACAMFGE; encoded by the coding sequence ATGTTGCCGCCCGTCCAATGCGCGCCGCGCACCAGGAATGCGGCTGCTACTCGCGATGCGATCCTTGCATCCGCCTGCCGTCACTTCGCCCGTGAGAGCTATGAGAATGTCGGTGTGCGCGACATTGCGCGCGACGCCGGCGTCGATCCTGCCCTCGTCAGCCGTTATTTCGGAAGCAAGGAGCAACTCTTCAAGGAGGCGCTTGGCTGCGACAGCGACGAAGGCGGCTTCGAAGGCATCGCGCGGGAAGACATGCCCGCCTATCTCGCGTCGCTGATGCTCGACGAGGAAAGCGAATGCGGATCGCTCGAGACCCGGATGGACTGGGTCCTGATCATGCTCCGCTCGGCTTCCTCTCCCGCCACTGCCGAGCTCGTCCGCGAAGCGCTCCAGCAGAACCTGCTCGATCCGCTCGCGGAGATCATCGCCGGAGACGGCGTACCCGATGACGACGCAAAGATCCGCGCCGGCACCATTTTCGCGATCATGATGGGCGGCGACATGCTCAGCACCATCTATGGCAGCGGCGAGCCCAAGCCGCCCGAGATGAAGCAGCTCGTCCGCCAGCGCCTCACCGCGGTCTTCGCCTGCGCCATGTTCGGCGAGTAA
- the hslU gene encoding ATP-dependent protease ATPase subunit HslU, which translates to MNDNLTPKTIVAALDAHIIGQKDAKKAVAVALRNRWRRQQLSADLRDEVTPKNILMIGPTGCGKTEISRRLAKLADAPFVKVEATKFTEVGYVGRDVEQIARDLVEEAIRLEKERRRSAVKDKAEEAAMGRLLDALTGKDSSTATREAFKQRFNEGTLDNTEIEIEIEQAPQMPFDIPGGGAQMINLGEMMKGLTGTPLKRRKLNVRSAWEKLVEEEADKRLDQDEVSRVALADAEANGIVFLDEIDKIAVSDVRGGSVSREGVQRDLLPLIEGTTVATKYGPMKTDHILFIASGAFHVAKPSDLLPELQGRLPIRVELKALTEEDFVAILSDTKASLTQQYVALIGTEGVGIEFTDDGIRAVAKIAAEVNAEVENIGARRLQTVMEKLLEEVSFDAEDRAGSKLVIDAAYVDGQLASIARNTDLSRYVL; encoded by the coding sequence ATGAACGACAATCTCACCCCCAAGACCATCGTCGCTGCACTCGACGCGCACATCATCGGCCAGAAGGACGCCAAAAAGGCCGTTGCGGTCGCGCTGCGCAACCGCTGGCGCCGCCAGCAGCTCTCGGCCGATCTGCGCGACGAAGTCACGCCCAAGAACATCCTGATGATCGGGCCCACCGGCTGCGGCAAGACCGAGATCAGCCGCCGTCTGGCCAAGCTCGCCGACGCCCCCTTCGTGAAGGTCGAAGCGACCAAGTTCACCGAAGTCGGCTATGTCGGCCGCGACGTCGAACAGATCGCCCGTGACCTCGTCGAGGAAGCGATCCGGCTCGAAAAGGAGCGCCGCCGCTCGGCGGTGAAGGACAAGGCCGAGGAAGCCGCGATGGGTCGCCTGCTCGACGCGCTGACCGGCAAGGACAGCAGCACCGCGACCCGCGAAGCGTTCAAGCAGCGCTTCAACGAAGGCACGCTCGACAATACCGAGATCGAGATCGAGATCGAACAGGCCCCGCAGATGCCGTTCGATATCCCCGGCGGTGGGGCGCAGATGATCAACCTGGGCGAGATGATGAAGGGCCTGACCGGCACCCCGCTCAAGCGCCGCAAGCTCAATGTCCGCTCGGCTTGGGAAAAGCTGGTCGAGGAGGAGGCCGACAAGCGGCTCGACCAGGACGAAGTCAGCCGCGTTGCCCTGGCCGACGCCGAAGCCAACGGCATCGTCTTCCTCGACGAGATCGACAAGATCGCGGTCAGCGACGTGCGCGGCGGATCGGTCAGCCGCGAGGGCGTCCAGCGCGACCTGCTCCCGCTGATCGAAGGCACCACGGTCGCCACGAAATACGGGCCGATGAAGACCGATCACATCCTCTTCATCGCGTCGGGCGCGTTCCATGTCGCCAAGCCTTCGGACCTGTTGCCCGAACTTCAGGGCCGCCTGCCCATCCGCGTCGAATTGAAGGCGCTGACCGAGGAGGATTTCGTCGCGATCCTGTCCGACACCAAGGCCAGCCTGACCCAGCAATATGTCGCGCTGATCGGCACCGAGGGCGTCGGCATCGAATTCACCGACGACGGCATCCGCGCAGTCGCGAAGATCGCCGCCGAAGTGAATGCCGAGGTCGAGAATATCGGCGCGCGCCGTCTCCAGACGGTGATGGAAAAGCTGCTCGAGGAAGTCAGCTTCGATGCCGAGGATCGTGCGGGCTCGAAATTGGTGATCGACGCCGCCTATGTCGACGGCCAGCTCGCCAGCATCGCCCGCAACACCGATCTCAGCCGCTACGTGCTTTGA
- the hslV gene encoding ATP-dependent protease subunit HslV, which produces MSGNSNAWHGTTILSVRKSGKVVIAGDGQVSAGNTVMKPNARKVRPLGDGSVIAGFAGATADAFTLFERLEAKLERSGGQLLRAAVELAKDWRTDKYLRNLEAMLIVADKDVTLVVTGNGDVLEPEGGVAAIGSGGNFALAAARALVDYEQDAEKIARSAMKIAGELCVYTNDRLTVETLDSAAA; this is translated from the coding sequence ATGAGCGGAAACAGCAACGCGTGGCACGGCACGACCATTCTCTCCGTGCGCAAATCCGGCAAGGTGGTGATCGCGGGGGACGGCCAGGTTTCGGCTGGCAACACCGTGATGAAGCCCAATGCCCGTAAGGTCCGCCCGCTTGGCGACGGATCGGTGATCGCCGGGTTCGCCGGCGCGACGGCCGACGCTTTCACCTTGTTCGAGCGGCTCGAAGCCAAGCTGGAGCGCTCCGGCGGCCAGCTCCTGCGCGCCGCGGTGGAACTCGCCAAGGACTGGCGCACCGACAAATATCTCCGCAACCTCGAAGCGATGCTGATCGTCGCCGACAAGGATGTGACCCTGGTGGTCACCGGTAATGGCGACGTGCTCGAGCCTGAAGGCGGTGTCGCCGCGATCGGTTCGGGCGGCAATTTCGCCCTCGCCGCTGCCCGCGCGCTGGTCGATTACGAGCAGGATGCCGAGAAGATCGCCCGTTCCGCGATGAAGATCGCCGGCGAGCTGTGCGTCTATACCAACGATCGCCTCACGGTCGAAACGCTCGACAGCGCCGCCGCATGA
- a CDS encoding S9 family peptidase, protein MKRLISAALFTALAAPTIAVAQTAPPVAAKKPHEIKAPHGATRQDEYYWLRDDERKNPEMLAYLNAENAYADSVLAPSKGMADTVYGEIVSHIKQDDSSVPVRRRGYYYYTRFDTGADYAITARRKGDMSAPEEIIFNQPEMAKGKGFFQIGGWDITRDGRYVAYAEDTVGRRQYVVRIKDLQTGAMLTDTITNVSGTPIWSDDGKSIFYVDKDPVTLLSKRIKVHVIGTPATADKVIYEEKDDSFYIGIGRTSDDRFICIYMESTVSSEQKCAPAANPATFASVAPRQRDFEYSADHVGNRWIIRTNWNAKNYKLMTVEDGHAGHGRGMWKDLVPVSDSVFIEDFTPFNGFLAIEERSGGNKRLRILTDAGKSTFVEADEPAYTMALGGNTEVDTPWVRYTYGSLVTPTTTYETNVQTGERRTLKVQPVPGYDPSRYVTERVWATARDGTKIPVSLVYAKGFKKDGTAALYQEAYGSYGSSSDPYFSASNPSLLDRGMVVAIAHIRGGQEMGRGWYDDGHLLNKKNSFTDFIDVTRWLVANGYAKKGRVGAMGGSAGGLLMGAVANMAPEDYGVIIAQVPFVDVVTTMLDASIPLTTNEYDEWGNPADKKFYDYMLSYSPYDNVAAQNYPALFVGTGLWDSQVQYYEPAKWVARLRAKKTDSNPLVFRTNMEAGHGGKSGRFERYRQEAEWTAFMFQTLGVK, encoded by the coding sequence ATGAAAAGACTGATTTCCGCCGCGCTCTTCACAGCGCTGGCCGCGCCGACCATCGCAGTCGCCCAGACCGCACCGCCCGTCGCCGCGAAGAAGCCGCACGAGATCAAGGCGCCCCACGGCGCGACCCGCCAGGATGAATATTACTGGCTCCGCGACGACGAGCGGAAGAACCCCGAAATGCTGGCATATCTCAATGCCGAGAACGCCTATGCCGACAGCGTGCTGGCCCCCAGCAAGGGCATGGCCGACACTGTCTATGGCGAGATCGTCAGCCACATCAAACAGGACGACAGCAGCGTCCCCGTCCGCCGCCGCGGCTATTATTACTATACCCGCTTCGACACCGGCGCCGATTACGCGATCACCGCACGCCGCAAGGGCGACATGTCCGCGCCCGAGGAAATCATCTTCAACCAGCCCGAAATGGCCAAGGGCAAGGGCTTTTTCCAGATCGGCGGCTGGGACATCACGCGCGACGGCCGCTACGTCGCCTATGCCGAGGACACGGTCGGCCGCCGCCAATATGTCGTGCGGATCAAGGACCTGCAGACCGGCGCGATGCTGACCGACACGATCACCAACGTCTCGGGCACGCCGATCTGGTCCGACGACGGCAAGTCGATCTTCTATGTCGACAAGGATCCGGTCACGCTGCTCAGCAAGCGGATCAAGGTCCATGTCATCGGCACCCCCGCCACCGCGGACAAGGTGATCTACGAGGAGAAGGACGACAGCTTCTATATCGGCATCGGCCGCACCAGCGACGACAGGTTCATCTGCATCTACATGGAATCGACGGTCAGCTCGGAGCAGAAATGCGCCCCTGCCGCGAACCCCGCTACCTTCGCTTCGGTCGCCCCGCGCCAGCGCGATTTCGAATATAGCGCCGACCATGTCGGCAATCGCTGGATCATCCGCACCAACTGGAACGCCAAGAACTACAAGCTGATGACCGTCGAGGACGGCCATGCCGGCCACGGCCGTGGCATGTGGAAGGATCTGGTCCCGGTCAGCGACTCGGTGTTCATCGAGGATTTCACGCCGTTCAACGGCTTCCTCGCGATCGAGGAGCGTTCGGGCGGCAACAAGCGCCTGCGCATCCTTACCGACGCCGGCAAGTCGACCTTCGTCGAAGCCGATGAGCCCGCCTATACGATGGCGCTGGGCGGCAATACCGAAGTCGATACGCCCTGGGTGCGCTACACCTATGGCTCGCTGGTCACCCCCACGACGACGTACGAAACCAACGTCCAGACCGGCGAGCGCCGCACGCTCAAGGTCCAGCCGGTACCCGGCTATGATCCTTCCAGATATGTCACCGAACGCGTCTGGGCGACCGCGCGCGACGGCACGAAGATCCCGGTCAGCCTCGTCTATGCCAAGGGCTTCAAGAAGGACGGCACCGCCGCCCTCTATCAGGAAGCCTATGGCAGCTACGGCTCCTCGTCCGATCCCTATTTCTCGGCGTCCAATCCCTCGTTGCTCGATCGGGGCATGGTCGTCGCCATCGCCCATATCCGCGGCGGACAGGAGATGGGCCGAGGCTGGTATGACGACGGCCATCTGCTCAACAAGAAGAACAGCTTCACCGACTTCATCGACGTCACCCGCTGGCTGGTCGCGAACGGCTACGCGAAGAAGGGCCGCGTGGGCGCGATGGGCGGCAGCGCGGGCGGCCTGCTGATGGGCGCGGTCGCGAACATGGCGCCCGAGGATTACGGCGTGATCATCGCCCAGGTGCCGTTCGTCGACGTGGTCACCACCATGCTCGACGCCTCGATCCCGCTCACCACCAATGAATATGACGAATGGGGCAACCCGGCCGACAAGAAGTTCTACGATTACATGCTCAGCTATTCGCCCTACGATAACGTCGCTGCGCAGAACTATCCGGCGCTGTTCGTCGGCACCGGCCTGTGGGACAGTCAGGTGCAATATTACGAACCGGCCAAATGGGTCGCCCGCCTGCGCGCGAAGAAGACCGACAGCAATCCGCTGGTCTTCCGCACCAATATGGAGGCCGGTCATGGCGGCAAGTCGGGCCGGTTCGAGCGCTACCGTCAGGAAGCCGAATGGACCGCCTTCATGTTTCAGACGCTCGGCGTGAAGTAA
- a CDS encoding holin family protein: MGIIEGLIGPIAGLIDKLIPDPKARDEAKLKLLTLEGSQEMEAMRTQLSAIVAEAQSSDPWTSRARPSFLYVMYALLLWAIPMGLIGAVRPDMAQAIASNMNAYLGGLPEPLYALFGTGYLGYTAARQWGKIKGVEK; encoded by the coding sequence ATGGGCATCATCGAAGGCCTGATCGGCCCCATTGCGGGCCTGATCGACAAACTCATTCCCGATCCCAAGGCGCGCGACGAAGCGAAGCTCAAGCTGCTCACGCTGGAGGGCAGTCAGGAAATGGAAGCCATGCGCACCCAGCTTTCGGCGATCGTCGCCGAAGCGCAGTCGAGCGATCCCTGGACCAGCCGCGCGCGGCCCAGCTTCCTCTATGTCATGTACGCGCTGCTGCTCTGGGCGATCCCGATGGGCCTGATCGGCGCGGTCCGGCCGGACATGGCGCAGGCAATCGCGTCGAACATGAACGCCTATCTCGGCGGCCTGCCCGAGCCGCTCTACGCGCTCTTCGGCACCGGCTATCTCGGCTACACCGCTGCGCGCCAATGGGGGAAGATCAAGGGCGTCGAGAAATGA
- a CDS encoding 2OG-Fe(II) oxygenase: MPLLAAIPSPIQIGRNGTRLIDPPEAHAAAFARNRAIALDDPFEPALLDLIRRTAREGEWTTDTIHGIGHRQIEATPRAGPAMAFALRRPALYNWLSQATRCGPLVDVDGPVGQTRAGSGEAIGWHNDLGVPQRRLAIIVNLSDDPYEGGEFELKDVASGNILIRHRHGGPGSTLIFDVARALSHRVLPVTAGGPRRVFAGWFLGPDAVRR; this comes from the coding sequence ATGCCGCTGCTCGCCGCCATCCCCTCCCCCATCCAGATCGGCCGCAACGGGACTCGCCTGATCGATCCGCCGGAGGCGCATGCCGCCGCCTTTGCCCGCAACCGCGCAATCGCGCTCGACGATCCGTTCGAACCCGCGCTGCTCGACCTGATCCGCCGCACCGCGCGCGAAGGCGAGTGGACCACCGACACGATCCACGGCATCGGCCATCGCCAGATCGAGGCCACGCCTCGCGCCGGCCCCGCTATGGCCTTCGCGCTGCGCCGCCCGGCGCTCTACAACTGGCTCTCGCAGGCCACCCGCTGCGGCCCGCTGGTCGATGTCGACGGCCCGGTCGGCCAGACCCGCGCGGGCAGCGGCGAAGCGATCGGCTGGCACAACGATCTCGGTGTCCCCCAGCGCCGCCTCGCGATCATCGTCAACCTGTCCGACGATCCGTACGAAGGCGGAGAATTCGAGCTGAAGGACGTCGCCAGCGGCAACATCCTGATCCGACACCGGCATGGCGGCCCCGGCTCCACCCTGATCTTCGACGTCGCCCGCGCGCTCAGCCACCGCGTCTTGCCGGTCACCGCAGGCGGCCCGCGCCGCGTCTTTGCCGGCTGGTTCCTCGGCCCCGATGCGGTCCGCCGCTGA
- a CDS encoding efflux RND transporter periplasmic adaptor subunit translates to MNFKISQKLIAAASLGALLTLSACGGGADSGQQQMGPPPVTVATPLTQDVVDWDEYVGRFEAIETVEVRPRASGYLQGVYFRDGQFVRKGQLLFTVDPRQAQAALSQAIAQLAQAQATLANARTELARSTTLAASNAASKEEVEARTAAVRSGEAGVAAAQANVRARQLDLGFTRVTAPITGRISERKVDPGNSVAADQTVLTTIVSVSPLHFVFQGSEALLLKYQRQDSGTRNGTPVRIKLSDESDYNHSGVLDFVDNAVDSQAGTIRARAIVANPGGFLKPGMFGNLRLEGSKPYPALLVPDTAVVADAARQVVYVVGKDGTVTARPVQTGPLLGGLRVVRSGLTANDRVIIGGIQRARPGQKVTPQNGKIEQPPAAPSAPPSSNAPPAATAQPVGR, encoded by the coding sequence ATGAATTTCAAGATTTCCCAGAAGCTTATCGCTGCTGCGTCGCTGGGCGCGCTGCTTACCCTGTCCGCGTGCGGCGGCGGGGCCGACTCGGGCCAGCAGCAGATGGGGCCGCCGCCGGTGACGGTTGCGACTCCGCTGACGCAGGACGTGGTGGACTGGGACGAGTATGTCGGCCGCTTCGAAGCGATCGAAACCGTAGAAGTGCGTCCGCGCGCTTCCGGCTATCTGCAGGGCGTCTATTTCCGCGACGGCCAGTTCGTGCGGAAGGGGCAGTTGCTGTTCACCGTCGATCCGCGTCAGGCGCAGGCCGCGCTGTCGCAGGCGATCGCGCAGCTGGCGCAGGCGCAGGCGACGCTGGCCAACGCCCGTACCGAGCTGGCGCGCTCGACCACGCTCGCCGCGTCGAACGCCGCGAGCAAGGAAGAAGTCGAAGCGCGCACCGCTGCCGTCCGTTCGGGCGAGGCAGGTGTGGCGGCGGCGCAGGCCAATGTCCGCGCCCGCCAGCTCGACCTGGGCTTCACCCGCGTGACCGCGCCGATCACCGGCCGCATTTCGGAACGCAAGGTCGATCCCGGCAACTCGGTCGCCGCTGATCAGACCGTGCTGACCACGATCGTTTCGGTCAGCCCGCTGCACTTCGTGTTCCAGGGTTCGGAAGCGCTGCTGCTGAAGTATCAGCGCCAGGATTCCGGCACGCGCAACGGCACGCCGGTGCGGATCAAGCTGAGCGACGAGAGCGATTACAACCATTCGGGCGTGCTCGACTTCGTCGATAATGCCGTGGATTCGCAGGCCGGCACGATCCGCGCCCGCGCGATCGTCGCCAATCCGGGCGGCTTCCTGAAGCCCGGCATGTTCGGCAACCTTCGCCTCGAGGGATCGAAGCCCTATCCGGCGCTGCTGGTGCCCGACACGGCGGTGGTCGCCGATGCCGCGCGGCAGGTGGTCTATGTCGTCGGCAAGGACGGCACGGTCACCGCGCGTCCGGTGCAGACCGGGCCGCTGCTGGGCGGGCTGCGCGTGGTGCGTTCGGGCCTTACTGCGAACGACCGCGTCATCATCGGCGGGATCCAGCGCGCGCGTCCGGGCCAGAAGGTCACGCCGCAGAACGGCAAGATCGAACAGCCGCCCGCCGCGCCCTCCGCGCCGCCTTCGAGCAATGCTCCGCCTGCCGCGACCGCACAGCCGGTCGGCCGATAA
- a CDS encoding outer membrane beta-barrel protein, with the protein MNKFIVASAAAILAATPAFAQDQGPEENTFNGVSAVAFVGVDVLTIQENNAADTTRGLMYGGAIGYDHQVGKVVIGIQGEITSSQASYKIDGLLTPTDHFRSEAGRDIYAGVRVGLPAGRTLLYVGAGYVNSQLTSFYTNGASSLEETEEKGGFRVSMGVELQRKNVFGRIEMRYQDLGDYTVFAQPTGFARTHTQIVAGLGVRF; encoded by the coding sequence ATGAACAAGTTTATCGTTGCTTCGGCCGCCGCGATTCTCGCCGCCACCCCTGCTTTCGCGCAGGATCAGGGTCCGGAAGAGAATACCTTCAACGGCGTCTCGGCTGTTGCGTTCGTCGGCGTCGACGTTCTCACCATCCAGGAGAACAATGCCGCCGACACCACGCGCGGCCTGATGTATGGCGGCGCGATCGGTTACGACCATCAGGTCGGCAAGGTCGTGATCGGTATCCAGGGCGAGATCACCAGCTCGCAGGCATCGTACAAGATCGATGGCCTGCTGACCCCGACCGACCACTTCCGTTCGGAAGCCGGCCGCGACATCTATGCCGGCGTCCGCGTCGGTCTGCCCGCCGGCCGCACCCTGCTCTATGTCGGCGCCGGTTATGTGAACTCGCAGCTGACCTCGTTCTACACCAACGGCGCGAGCTCGCTCGAAGAGACCGAGGAAAAGGGCGGCTTCCGCGTCAGCATGGGCGTCGAACTGCAGCGCAAGAACGTCTTCGGCCGCATCGAGATGCGCTACCAGGATCTCGGCGACTATACCGTGTTCGCCCAGCCCACCGGCTTCGCGCGCACCCACACCCAGATCGTCGCCGGTCTCGGCGTCCGCTTCTGA